One genomic window of Agarivorans sp. Alg241-V36 includes the following:
- a CDS encoding carboxypeptidase regulatory-like domain-containing protein: MIEMLKIYFLAACCALVVGCGGSSDSEPEPQNTYQVAVTVVDANSQLPLADAQVSIAEQAQASDQQGYSSFELAAGSYSLSVSLAGYQTHQQSIELSEQGLSLSINLEALPTVSGPLYVFHSENVSSYNIEHWGDNWGSGSVISDLDDASMGRAVNITSGTAWGNKASIAWGNEPENAVAIGAYTHLRFKIKANSFTAVEVVLQGPSNPESKVACALSSGTPLEDGWVEMEVPLPYGFSQLTWLGLIFDSTISDSLLLSDVYMLSQEIITSQPSSAAPQPPALADNEAVVIFSDSLNEDKYVSVWNSNWWNAPFYSPGVIDENHYARYEIAGLGVEGGVTGIEFGIENGSVDASSHVNMNLDLYLEAGISQMEIHLVSSDGSALYSVISPQTEQWVSYQIPFADMQDADGEGDGVLNPATLTMAGIKLWGEQGKAVFLDNLYFSGQSNTFELAVSVLNQSAQSIAGAQVSVGELSATTNASGVAYLNLAEGEHKVKADASGYGAAQQNQQLLGSDASLEIVLAAENPGPSVAASTPSVSDDEVLVLYSDSLQVDKPISYWSDNWWNAPSHSELQIAGNNVARLQIIPDGVEGGVTGIQYGIQDGVVNASSMTGLRFDMYATSGVSQAVFQIVSATGPVIHTMLPVATEQWISVEMVFADMVQPGAFDAASLSQLGVQLWGTTSDSVYLDNIYFY, encoded by the coding sequence ATGATTGAAATGCTTAAAATTTACTTTTTGGCAGCTTGTTGTGCCTTAGTTGTTGGGTGTGGGGGGAGCAGCGACAGTGAGCCCGAGCCACAAAACACCTATCAAGTTGCTGTCACGGTAGTGGATGCTAATAGCCAATTACCTTTAGCTGATGCTCAGGTTAGCATTGCAGAACAAGCTCAAGCGAGTGACCAGCAAGGATACTCTAGCTTTGAACTGGCTGCTGGCAGCTATTCTTTAAGCGTGAGTTTGGCTGGCTATCAAACCCATCAACAATCAATAGAGCTTAGCGAGCAAGGTTTAAGCTTAAGTATCAACTTAGAAGCGCTGCCAACAGTTAGCGGGCCTTTATATGTTTTTCATTCTGAAAATGTTAGCTCTTATAACATTGAACACTGGGGAGATAACTGGGGATCTGGCAGTGTAATTAGCGATCTTGATGATGCAAGCATGGGGCGCGCTGTTAATATCACCAGTGGCACGGCTTGGGGAAATAAGGCGTCTATTGCTTGGGGAAATGAGCCAGAGAATGCGGTAGCGATTGGTGCTTATACCCACCTTAGATTTAAAATAAAAGCCAATTCATTTACTGCGGTAGAGGTGGTATTGCAAGGGCCAAGCAATCCTGAATCTAAAGTCGCTTGCGCCTTGAGCAGCGGCACGCCATTAGAAGATGGTTGGGTAGAAATGGAAGTTCCTCTGCCCTATGGCTTTAGCCAGCTAACTTGGCTCGGCTTAATTTTTGATAGCACCATTAGCGACAGCTTACTGCTAAGCGACGTTTACATGCTAAGCCAAGAGATAATTACTAGCCAACCAAGTAGCGCGGCACCGCAGCCGCCAGCCTTGGCCGATAACGAAGCGGTAGTAATTTTTAGTGATAGCTTAAATGAAGACAAGTATGTATCGGTGTGGAACTCCAATTGGTGGAATGCGCCATTTTACTCACCTGGGGTGATCGACGAAAACCATTACGCACGTTATGAGATTGCTGGTTTAGGTGTAGAAGGCGGTGTTACTGGTATCGAGTTTGGCATTGAGAATGGCAGTGTAGATGCATCTTCTCACGTGAATATGAACCTAGATTTGTACCTAGAAGCGGGCATTAGCCAAATGGAGATCCACTTAGTTTCTAGTGATGGCTCGGCCTTGTATAGCGTTATCTCACCTCAAACGGAGCAATGGGTATCTTATCAAATTCCTTTCGCGGATATGCAAGATGCTGATGGCGAGGGTGACGGAGTATTAAACCCAGCCACGTTAACCATGGCAGGCATTAAGTTGTGGGGAGAACAGGGCAAAGCAGTATTTCTCGATAATCTGTATTTCTCTGGCCAGTCGAATACCTTTGAATTAGCAGTAAGTGTGTTAAACCAATCTGCGCAAAGCATTGCTGGTGCACAGGTAAGTGTGGGTGAGCTAAGCGCTACTACTAACGCCAGTGGTGTGGCTTATCTTAATCTTGCCGAAGGCGAGCATAAGGTTAAAGCTGATGCCAGTGGTTACGGTGCGGCGCAACAAAATCAACAGCTATTGGGAAGTGATGCCAGCCTAGAGATTGTGCTAGCTGCCGAAAACCCTGGGCCAAGTGTGGCGGCCAGTACCCCTAGTGTGAGCGATGACGAGGTATTGGTTTTATACAGTGATAGTTTACAGGTCGATAAGCCGATTTCTTATTGGTCGGATAATTGGTGGAATGCGCCAAGCCACAGTGAGCTACAAATAGCAGGTAACAATGTTGCTCGTTTGCAGATTATTCCAGATGGCGTTGAAGGCGGTGTAACGGGCATTCAATACGGTATTCAAGATGGGGTTGTGAATGCATCTAGCATGACCGGCTTGCGCTTTGATATGTATGCTACCAGTGGTGTTAGCCAAGCGGTATTCCAGATTGTCTCTGCCACCGGCCCGGTTATCCATACCATGCTGCCTGTGGCAACCGAGCAGTGGATTAGTGTAGAGATGGTATTTGCAGATATGGTTCAACCCGGTGCGTTTGATGCTGCCAGTTTATCGCAACTTGGCGTGCAGCTTTGGGGAACCACCAGTGATAGCGTGTATCTAGATAACATCTACTTCTACTAG
- a CDS encoding family 16 glycosylhydrolase, which translates to MFSQDDAVNRFTVAKKATLLAGLFFAATQSAQAGWEVQWIDTFEGSRVDWSNWTAQTQANYNNEVQCYTDDDYSDERNYEVSEGSLKIIARKKTQNCATLGGQQKTWTSGRLNSKDKREFLYGRVESRIRFHNLEAGTWPAFWMLENRIAEQPIKGDGDNVNWPNVGAGEIDVWEWFSNEPNTYITNFFNVSGCGEEHRYTYPNGGSDVLNWHKYAMEWTQDKIDFYVDETLVVSQDISGCNQYQEPMFVLLNLAMGGNLGGFIDPNLALATMEVDYIAHCQASDSSDASYCDENAPRADDSEPSDSLASVELSLSQAGSVTRLVDPSAGMVTITASIEQGEEPLANYSLYWQADELPSPIMQGTTLQFDPTSMLDGSYSLLVSLEHNADSQLSTRDGLDFTVQANSEPVDGQSGGDSGGGSFGLATLFGLVGLLVIRRKHFK; encoded by the coding sequence ATGTTTTCTCAAGACGATGCCGTTAACCGTTTTACAGTCGCGAAAAAAGCAACGCTGTTGGCCGGTTTGTTTTTTGCAGCTACTCAGTCGGCTCAAGCAGGCTGGGAAGTACAGTGGATCGACACCTTTGAGGGTAGCCGGGTAGATTGGAGCAACTGGACCGCCCAAACTCAAGCAAACTATAACAATGAAGTGCAATGTTATACCGACGACGATTATTCTGACGAGCGCAACTATGAGGTATCGGAAGGTAGCTTAAAAATTATTGCCCGCAAAAAGACCCAAAACTGTGCCACCTTAGGTGGTCAGCAAAAAACCTGGACCTCGGGGCGCTTAAACTCAAAAGACAAACGAGAGTTTCTGTACGGTCGAGTTGAATCTAGGATCCGTTTTCACAACCTAGAAGCAGGTACTTGGCCAGCATTTTGGATGTTAGAAAACCGCATTGCTGAGCAGCCAATAAAAGGCGATGGCGACAACGTTAATTGGCCAAATGTAGGGGCAGGAGAAATTGATGTATGGGAATGGTTTTCTAATGAGCCAAATACCTATATTACTAACTTCTTTAATGTCTCCGGCTGTGGCGAAGAGCATCGTTATACTTATCCAAATGGTGGTAGCGATGTATTAAATTGGCACAAATACGCCATGGAGTGGACTCAAGATAAAATAGACTTTTACGTTGATGAGACCTTAGTGGTTAGCCAAGATATTAGTGGCTGCAATCAGTATCAAGAGCCTATGTTTGTATTGCTTAATCTGGCTATGGGCGGCAATTTAGGTGGTTTTATCGACCCTAACTTAGCACTCGCCACTATGGAAGTTGATTACATTGCCCATTGCCAAGCCAGTGATAGCAGCGACGCCAGCTACTGTGATGAAAACGCGCCCAGAGCCGATGATTCTGAACCCAGCGATAGTTTAGCCAGTGTTGAACTTAGCCTTTCTCAAGCGGGCAGTGTCACTCGTTTGGTAGACCCTTCTGCCGGCATGGTTACGATAACAGCCAGCATTGAACAGGGTGAAGAGCCACTCGCCAATTACAGTTTGTATTGGCAAGCCGATGAATTACCTAGCCCAATTATGCAAGGAACAACCCTGCAGTTTGACCCTACCTCAATGCTTGATGGCAGTTACTCCCTGCTAGTAAGCCTTGAGCACAACGCTGATAGCCAACTTAGCACTCGCGATGGATTAGATTTTACTGTGCAAGCAAACAGTGAGCCTGTTGATGGTCAATCTGGTGGTGACTCGGGCGGCGGAAGCTTTGGTTTAGCCACTTTGTTTGGTTTAGTTGGTCTGCTGGTTATTCGTCGTAAACACTTCAAATAA